One stretch of Eretmochelys imbricata isolate rEreImb1 chromosome 1, rEreImb1.hap1, whole genome shotgun sequence DNA includes these proteins:
- the LOC144259696 gene encoding olfactory receptor 52E4-like encodes MSRYNHSNPSTFLLMGIPGLEATHFWIAFPFCAMYVVALLGNFILLFVIKTEPSLHLPMYYFLCMLAGIDLVLTTSTVPKILSIFWFHSHEIGFECCVVQMFFIHSFSAMESGVLLAMAFDRYVAICKPLRYTAILTNAIIAKIGLAVFVRGIGLMTPLTCMVSRLPYCGPRVISHSYCEHMAVVKLACGDTMLNYVYGITTATFVVASDSIFITISYILILRAVLSLSSRDARLKSFSTCGSHVCVILLFYTPGLFSFYTQRWGQNIPTHIHILLAHLYIVVPPMLNPIIYGMKTKQIRGRVLSHSIQRDSRLGFEDAKQQ; translated from the coding sequence ATGTCACGCTACAATCActccaacccctccaccttcctcCTAATGGGCATTCCGGGGCTGGAGGCCACCCACTTCTGGATCGCCTTCCCATTCTGTGCCATGTACGTTGTGGCCCTGCTGGGGAACTTCATCCTCCTCTTTGTGATCAAGACGGAGCCGAGCCTGCACTTGCCCATGTACTacttcctctgcatgctggcaggCATCGACCTGGTGCTCACCACCTCCACCGTGCCCAAGAtcctgagcatcttctggttccaCTCCCATGAAATCGGCTTTGAGTGCTGCGTGGTCCAGATGTTCTTCATCCACAGTTTCTCTGCCATGGAGTCGGGGGTGCTGCTGGCCATGGCCTTTGACCGCTACGTTGCCATCTGCAAGCCATTGCGCTACACCGCCATCCTCACCAACGCCATCATTGCCAAGATCGGGTTGGCCGTCTTTGTGCGGGGCATCGGCCTGATGACCCCCTTGACGTGCATGGTCAGCCGCCTGCCCTACTGTGGGCCCAGGGTCATCTCCCACTCCTACTGCGAGCACATGGccgtggtgaagctggcctgtggGGACACCATGCTCAACTATGTCTACGGGATAACGACCGCGACCTTTGTGGTGGCCTCAGACTCCATCTTCATCACCATCTCCTACATCCTGATCCTCCGGGCCGTCCTGAGCCTGTCCTCCAGGGACGCGCGCCTGAAGTCCTTCAGCACCTGTGGCTCCCACGTGTGTGTCATCCTGCTCTTCTACACCCCGGGGCTGTTCTCCTTCTACACACAGCGCTGGGGCCAGAACATCCCCACGCACATCCACATCCTGCTGGCACACCTCTACATTGTGGTGCCGCCCATGCTGAACCCCATCATATACGGCATGAAGACCAAGCAGATCAGGGGCCGGGTGCTGAGCCATTCTATCCAAAGAGACTCAAGGCTTGGCTTTGAGGATGCTAAACAGCAATGA
- the LOC144279629 gene encoding olfactory receptor 51E2-like, with the protein MPSPNNTDFSPSSFILSGTPGLEVACFWLAFPLCSMYLMAIVGNGAVVFIVKTERSLHAPMYFFLCMLAAVDLALSTSTMPRMLSYLWFDWREISFGACLLQMFLIHSLSAVESTVLLAMAWDRYMAICHPLRHATILTNPMTAKIGLAAMARGMLFFLPLPLLILRLSFCGSNVLSHSYCLHQDVMNLACTSIAANVVYGLTAILLVMGLDALLIALSYFMIIKAVLQLSSRKERVKAFSTCMAHLCVVLAFYMPLIGLSVVHRFGKGLTPLVQVVMGDIYLLMPPLLNPIVYGARTKQIRRRILRWILHH; encoded by the coding sequence ATGCCCTCTCCCAACAACACCGACTTCAGCCCTTCCTCCTTCATCTTGTCTGGCACACCCGGTCTGGAAGTTGCCTGTTTCTGGCTGGCGTTCCCTCTGTGCTCCATGTACCTCATGGCCATTGTAGGCAACGGCGCAGTGGTGTTCATTGTAAAGACGGAGCGGAGCCTCCATgcccccatgtatttcttcctctgtATGCTGGCTGCCGTCGACCTGGCGCTATCCACCAGCACCATGCCCAGAATGCTCTCCTACCTGTGGTTTGACTGGAGGGAAATCAGCTTCGGCGCCTGCCTGCTCCAGATGTTCCTCATCCATTCCCTGTCCGCTGTCGAGTCCACCGTCTTGCTGGCCATGGCCTGGGATAGGTACATGGCCATCTGCCACCCTCTGCGGCACGCCACCATCCTCACCAATCCAATGACGGCGAAGATAGGCCTGGCCGCTATGGCTAGGGGCATGCTGTTCTTCCTCCCTTTGCCCTTGCTCATTCTTCGCCTGTCGTTCTGCGGCTCCAACGTCCTGTCGCACTCCTATTGTTTGCACCAGGACGTTATGAACCTGGCCTGCACCAGCATCGCAGCCAATGTCGTCTATGGCTTGACTGCTATCCTCTTGGTGATGGGTCTCGACGCGCTGCTGATTGCCTTGTCCTACTTCATGATCATCAAGGCTGTCTTGCAGCTGTCCTCGAGGAAGGAGCGTGTCAAGGCTTTCAGCACCTGCATGGCCCACCTCTGTGTGGTCCTGGCTTTCTACATGCCACTGATTGGACTGTCCGTGGTGCACAGGTTTGGGAAAGGTCTCACTCCACTGGTTCAGGTTGTCATGGGGGACATCTACCTCCTGATGCCGCCCCTGCTGAATCCCATTGTCTATGGAGCAAGAACCAAACAGATACGGAGACGGATCctgaggtggattctccatcactga
- the LOC144259697 gene encoding olfactory receptor 52K2-like, whose protein sequence is MSTFNQTCPNPSTFLLTGIPSLESEHVWISIPFCLMYLIALLGNGTVLFVVKQEETLHEPMYYFLSMLAVIDLVLSTAVVPKMLSIFWLDSREISFGVCFLQMFFIHTFTGVESGVLLAMSLDRYVAICKPLRYKTILTSSKIAQIGLLSLARGVGIVTPLTCLLTSLPYCKTNVIPHSYCEHMAVMELAHTDTAVSDLYSIIVATALVGTDFIFITCSYGIILRSVLRLSTQEARLKAFSTCGSHVCVILLFYLGGLLSMYLHILDLSLAPHTQVLVADLYLVVPPMLNPVIYGMKSKQVRKRVFKLFGQRKTLAEASM, encoded by the coding sequence ATGTCAACCTTCAATCAGACCTGCCCTAACCCCTCTACGTTCCTGCTGACCGGCATCCCCAGCCTGGAATCTGAgcatgtctggatctccatccccttctgcctCATGTATCTGATTGCTCTGCTAGGAAATGGTACTGTCCTCTTCGTTGTAAAGCAGGAGGAGAccctccatgagcccatgtactatttcctctccATGCTGGCAGTCATTGATTTGGTCCTCTCAACTGCCGTTGTCCctaaaatgctgagcatcttctggctGGATTCCAGAGAGATCAGCTTCGGGGTCTGCTTCCTCCAGATGTTCTTCATCCACACCTTCACTGGAGTGGAGTCGGGGGTGCTCTTGGCCATGTCTTTAGACCGGTACGTGGCTATCTGCAAGCCCTTGAGATACAAGACTATCTTAACCAGCTCAAAGATTGCCCAGATTGGGCTGCTGTCCCTTGCTAGAGGGGTGGGGATTGTGACACCCTTAACCTGCCTTCTAACCAGTCTGCCCTACTGTAAAACGAATGTCATCCCTCATTCCTATTGCGAGCACatggctgtgatggagctggCCCACACAGACACGGCAGTCAGCGACCTGTACAGCATCATTGTGGCCACAGCCCTTGTGGGGACAGACTTCATCTTCATCACCTGCTCTTATGGCATAATCCTCCGCTCCGTCCTACGGCTCTCGACTCAGGAGGCGCGTCTCAAGGCCTTCAGCACCTGCGGCTCCCATGTCTGTGTCATCCTGCTCTTCTACTTGGGAGGGCTCCTTTCTATGTACCTGCATATTTTGGACCTCAGCCTTGCTCCTCACACCCAGGTCTTGGTGGCTGACCTGTACCTCGTTGTTCCCCCCATGCTAAACCCGGTCATCTACGGCATGAAGTCCAAGCAGGTCCGGAAACGGGTCTTTAAGCTCTTTGGCCAAAGAAAGACCTTAGCAGAAGCCAGTATGTAG